The nucleotide window GTATATCCGACTCCCTATCATGCAAAGCTGTGCAAACAATGACTACGAAGCAAGAGCACAGTTATCTCTGTAACCTTGCTTTCCATTTCACCTTAGTGCCAGTTGCTGATTAATGTGCCAGATAATCTCTCATTTGCCCATTTATTTTCTCCTACATTTTCCGAGCTGCTCTCATCAGGAATGACTCCACGGATGTGGAAAACCTTCATTACCTTTTGCAGGTGGCCTTGCATCTCACAGAAGCCATGGCAATGAATGTGCACAGTATCACTATCTTTATTGGGTGGTGATTCATCCTTTGGATGCTCATCGTGAAGTGAATGTTATGGACTTAATTACAGCAAAGGGAGTTAATGTCTCACTTAATGTCTCTCCCAGTGTTCGACTAATATAATGGATGGCAATTGTAAATATTGAGAACAGACGTTtaattttcaccttcaccttctgGACGCTACCCCTCCAATACAATTTTGCTGCTTCTCACCACATGGTGCAAAGACCAGATCAGGATCTTGCCCTGACACAGGTTCAGAAGTTCTAGGCCATTCGGAGTGGCCATACCCGACTGCATATGGAAATACACAGTTACACAGTTACCCAACATATCCATAACGGGTTATGTCAGCCTTGGCTTTCTTCTGTGCCCAAAGCCACTCTCTTCTTCCACTAGCTCTGATCATTTCTGTTTCGATGGACAGTGAAGGCATAGAGTGGTTACGAAGGAAAAATATGAAAGAGGTAGATTGCCTAGCTACCTTACCTCACACTGCTTGTTAATGGCTACCAAAGGGTTAATATAAGATAACTCTTCTGGCTTGTTATATTCTCCAAAAGGCCGCAGGTTACATTATCAAGCAACTTACAAACAGGAAGAATGATTGGGTGAAGTACAGGAACAATACTCAACCTTGGCATGGTAGTATATGGTGAATGGTGGGTCTGCTCTTTGATACAGATTACTTTTCTCTCCTTTTCACTGTAAAGTAATACTGGGAAGTGTAAAACTGACAGAGGGGTTAAAAATGCTATTGTCTGACTGCTCAGACTTCCTGGTGACCCATGACTCAGCATATGAAATAAAAGGTGCATCATTCAAGTTTCACAAGTTCTATATATATACCTGCCCTTTCATGTAATAAAAGCATTTATTActcaggaaatactcagcaggtcaatctaAATTTGTGGGAAGATGATAGACAACATTTCAAGTTAATGACCTTGCATCAGAACTGAAAATAAGCTAAAAATTAAATATATGAAGAAaaagagaagaagggagagaagaaggggaatgTCCGTGATAGGGTGGAGACcacgaatgagtgagtgaattaaAACAGGAGAGGAAAATAATGGAAAAGATTCAATGCTGGGTAGGACTTGAACAGTAATGGGTAGAGCCCTGGAGAATGTTGCACAACTTGGAGATCTGGGAGTACATGTGCATGGCTCCCTGAACAGATGAActgtgtggtaaagaaggcatttggcgtGCTTTCCTTCATTGAAAAGATATTGATCCCAAAATCGGGTCAACACGATGCAGCTGTAAaagtcgttggtgagaccacacttggagtaataTGTGCACTTCTGGTTGCCAAGCAAAAGGGAGGATGTGTTAAACTGGTAAGAGATTTAGATAAAGTTACCTGAACCTGCCGGCTTGAGTTGTAAGGAGAGGATAGATAGGCTGGGGcagttttctttagtttaggaaGATGAGGTGTATTATTGAAcaatacaaaatcacgagaggtatGGATAAAGTAAAGCTCGCAATCTTGTTCCCAGTGTAGAGGATTCAAACATTAGATGGCATAAGCTTAAGGTTAGAGAGAAGAGGTTTAAGTGGGATCTCAAGGGCAAGTTTATCAGAAGGTAGtttgtatctggaatgagttacCAGATGAAGCTGGTACCAGAGGAagcatgtaagaaggaactggagatgctgatttaaaccgaagattgacacaaaaagctggagtgtccCTGGAGAAGACagacaatctgaagaaaggtcttgacccgaaacgtcacctattccttttttctatatatgctgtctaacccgctgagttacttcagctttttgtgtctatctctactaCAGAAGCGGATGGAATTACAACtttcaaaaaaacatttggacagatatatggataggaaggatttggagggatatgggccaagtaggAGTGCTAACGCGTCATGTTTCCTGTACTATAATTCTATTGTCTTTGAACCTGTTCACCAACATGCATCTCCATTTAACTGGTCAATTAACACTGCTGgttttgaaattagagaatttgGCTCTCATTTCTTAACAGCAGTGGCTTCAGGGCTTTCCGAAGAATGagctatatttttttttaatgtggatgTTCTGTTTTTCATTTCAGGCCAGCTACAGCGTGGATCCAGGCCCTGAAAGTGTTTCAAATCTGCAGAGCCAAGTGAATGATGTAAAAGGAATCATGACACAGAATATAGAAAAGGTTCTGGACAGAGGAGAGAAGCTGGATGACCTCATCATTAAAACAGATGATCTCCAAGCTACAGTCAGTATCCGAGGGCATTATCAATAAATAAATAGCCTGATTATTGAATGAATTCCCACCATTGTCCTTCCCTTTGATTGCCTTAATATAAGGCTGATCATGCTCATCTCTAGTAATGTCTCCATGCCTCTACGTGAGAGGAACAATTACGGTGATAATTTATAAcagattactagaccaagtgcagacccgttgggtctgttcccccaacgtgcggttgtggggggtgggtggaggcggcatgcagcgtcacacacactaactatcccccccccccccactcacgggggagagagggaaaaagagggggaaagagggggggagaggggggagagagggtgtgctgagaggggaggaggcgggggcagcagggagggggagggagggtggagggaagggggtaggggtgtgtggagggagggggtttaggggaggaatggtgggggaggggggggaggggagggaggggagaaaaagaggggaggagggggagaggagaagggagagagagagggggggaggagagggggggaggagggggggggggagaggggggggaagggggggagggggagggagggggggggggggggggggagaggagaggaggggggaagaggg belongs to Leucoraja erinacea ecotype New England chromosome 1, Leri_hhj_1, whole genome shotgun sequence and includes:
- the si:ch73-234b20.5 gene encoding vesicle-associated membrane protein 8, which gives rise to MASYSVDPGPESVSNLQSQVNDVKGIMTQNIEKVLDRGEKLDDLIIKTDDLQATADSFQKTSTKIARKMWWKNTKMMIILVVIVVIIVILIILLATGVIPT